Proteins from one Nitrobacteraceae bacterium AZCC 2146 genomic window:
- a CDS encoding hypothetical protein (product_source=COG3798; cath_funfam=3.90.170.10; cog=COG3798; pfam=PF09939; superfamily=50346) — MADTSKIREHMDVISSDRKTVGKVDHLEGADKIKLTKQSSPDGRHHHFIPTDWIDHVDQHVHLNKTGAEVTSHWEHEKAA, encoded by the coding sequence ATGGCCGATACATCGAAGATCAGGGAGCACATGGATGTCATCTCGTCGGACCGCAAGACGGTCGGCAAAGTTGACCATCTCGAAGGCGCTGACAAGATCAAGCTCACCAAGCAGAGCTCGCCGGATGGCCGGCACCATCACTTCATTCCAACCGACTGGATCGATCATGTCGATCAGCACGTCCATCTCAACAAGACCGGTGCTGAAGTGACTTCGCACTGGGAACACGAGAAGGCTGCGTAA
- a CDS encoding DNA-binding transcriptional LysR family regulator (product_source=COG0583; cath_funfam=1.10.10.10,3.40.190.10; cog=COG0583; pfam=PF00126,PF03466; superfamily=46785,53850), with protein MPPVAGIIGRAGIKDNQAFHDITVYDLMTIMDKLTSLRAFVKVVELGSFSEAGRQLRLSRSAISKYVSELEQSLGVQLLNRTTRHASPNENGQAYFERALAVLADLDAADQAVAQAQATPRGLLRVNAPMSFGTLQLGPAIADFMAQCPELQIQLVLSDDQVDPTQGGFDVTLRIADLESSSLIARKIVAIERVICASPDYLQQHGVPKAPADLRSHALLTYGFLLTGNQWKLTGKDGDHWIQPSWTLCANNAEVLRDAAIKGRGVALLPTFIAGDALREGLLQSFLATYKAPPLTLYAIYPPTRHLAVKVRLLIDFLVARFSGVPAWDADL; from the coding sequence TTGCCTCCCGTTGCAGGGATAATTGGGCGAGCAGGGATTAAAGACAATCAGGCCTTTCATGACATCACTGTCTATGATTTGATGACAATCATGGACAAGCTCACCAGCCTGCGCGCCTTCGTCAAAGTGGTCGAACTCGGCAGCTTTTCCGAAGCCGGGCGGCAACTGCGGCTGTCGCGCTCGGCGATCTCGAAATATGTCAGCGAGCTCGAGCAGAGCCTTGGCGTGCAGCTACTGAACCGCACCACGCGGCACGCCAGCCCGAACGAAAACGGCCAGGCCTATTTCGAACGCGCGCTCGCGGTGCTGGCCGATCTCGACGCCGCCGATCAGGCGGTGGCGCAGGCGCAGGCGACGCCGCGCGGATTGCTGCGCGTCAACGCGCCGATGTCGTTCGGCACGCTGCAGCTCGGGCCGGCGATCGCTGACTTCATGGCGCAGTGCCCGGAGTTGCAAATTCAACTGGTGTTATCAGACGATCAGGTCGATCCAACGCAAGGCGGCTTCGATGTCACGCTTCGGATCGCCGACCTGGAATCGTCGAGTCTGATCGCGCGAAAGATCGTGGCGATCGAACGCGTGATCTGCGCGTCGCCGGATTATCTGCAACAACACGGCGTCCCGAAGGCACCGGCCGATCTGCGTAGCCACGCGCTGCTGACCTATGGCTTCCTGCTCACCGGCAATCAGTGGAAGCTCACCGGCAAGGATGGCGATCACTGGATTCAGCCGAGTTGGACGCTGTGCGCCAACAATGCCGAAGTGCTGCGCGATGCCGCTATCAAGGGCAGGGGCGTGGCGTTGCTGCCGACCTTCATCGCCGGCGATGCTCTGCGCGAGGGATTGCTGCAAAGTTTTCTGGCGACCTACAAGGCGCCGCCGTTGACGCTGTATGCGATCTACCCGCCGACGCGACACCTCGCAGTTAAGGTGCGGCTGCTCATCGATTTCCTGGTCGCGCGTTTCAGCGGCGTGCCGGCATGGGATGCGGACTTGTAG
- a CDS encoding hypothetical protein (product_source=Hypo-rule applied), with translation MQPPATPFAQSNFDEPIRIYRRPVPTNGSIDLELESGVFGGICIGAFTAPKQLPFILRAMQRVDCSTP, from the coding sequence ATGCAGCCGCCTGCGACGCCGTTTGCTCAGTCTAATTTTGATGAACCGATAAGAATTTATAGGCGTCCTGTTCCAACGAATGGCTCGATCGATTTGGAACTTGAAAGCGGCGTGTTTGGCGGTATTTGCATCGGCGCGTTCACCGCGCCGAAACAACTTCCGTTCATCTTGCGTGCGATGCAACGCGTGGATTGTTCGACGCCATGA
- a CDS encoding ABC-2 type transport system ATP-binding protein (product_source=KO:K01990; cath_funfam=3.40.50.300; cog=COG1131; ko=KO:K01990; pfam=PF00005; smart=SM00382; superfamily=52540), producing MSQPQVYSALELRGLTKRFDRPAVDGLDLTVRAGEFYALLGANGAGKTTTLRMVAGLLQPDSGSVSVLGIDALADPVAAKQVTAWVSDEPMIYDKLTPLEYLEFVAGLWGCDAATAERSARELLASLGLAPHLHERCEGFSKGMRQKVALAGALVHDPRLIILDEPLTGLDAVSARHVKGLLQARVRAGCTVIMTTHILEVAERMADRIGVISAGRLIAEGTLAELQLQNGQGDTSLEDMFVALVESAPVAA from the coding sequence ATGAGCCAGCCGCAAGTGTACTCCGCCCTCGAGCTGCGAGGGTTAACGAAACGTTTTGACCGGCCCGCGGTCGATGGCCTCGATCTGACCGTGCGCGCCGGTGAATTCTATGCGCTGCTCGGCGCCAACGGCGCCGGCAAGACCACCACGCTGCGCATGGTGGCCGGCCTGTTGCAGCCGGATTCCGGATCGGTGTCGGTGCTCGGCATCGATGCGCTCGCCGATCCCGTTGCCGCCAAGCAGGTCACCGCGTGGGTGTCCGATGAGCCGATGATCTACGACAAGCTGACGCCGCTGGAGTATCTCGAATTCGTCGCCGGCTTGTGGGGCTGCGATGCCGCGACCGCCGAACGGTCGGCGCGCGAACTACTGGCTTCACTCGGTCTGGCGCCGCATCTGCACGAACGTTGCGAGGGATTTTCCAAGGGCATGCGCCAGAAGGTCGCATTGGCCGGCGCATTGGTGCACGATCCCCGTTTGATTATTCTCGACGAGCCGCTCACGGGGCTCGATGCTGTCTCCGCGCGCCACGTCAAGGGCCTGCTGCAGGCGCGCGTCCGCGCCGGCTGCACCGTCATCATGACCACGCACATTCTGGAAGTGGCCGAGCGGATGGCCGACAGGATCGGCGTGATCTCGGCGGGCCGGCTGATCGCGGAAGGCACGCTGGCCGAATTGCAGCTGCAGAATGGACAAGGCGACACCAGTCTCGAGGATATGTTCGTGGCACTGGTGGAAAGCGCGCCGGTCGCGGCATGA
- a CDS encoding CRP/FNR family cyclic AMP-dependent transcriptional regulator (product_source=KO:K10914; cath_funfam=1.10.10.10,2.60.120.10; cog=COG0664; ko=KO:K10914; pfam=PF00027,PF13545; smart=SM00100,SM00419; superfamily=46785,51206), with protein sequence MGNAAKDEFDPKAFLACVSQGKAITDYKKNQNIFCQGEIAETVFYIQKGRVKLTVLSEQGKEAVVGILEAGQFFGEGCLNGHPLRIATTTALDDCVITSISKASMIATLHDEPAFSELFMGYLLTRNSRVEEDLIDQLFNSSEKRLARLLLILANFGKEGTLKPIPVELSQETLAEMIGTTRSRVSFFMNKFRKLGFIDYNGKIEVHNSLLNAVLSDKQLERNE encoded by the coding sequence TTGGGCAACGCAGCCAAAGACGAGTTCGATCCCAAGGCCTTTCTCGCCTGTGTGAGCCAAGGCAAGGCGATTACGGACTATAAAAAGAACCAGAATATTTTCTGCCAGGGCGAGATAGCGGAAACGGTATTTTACATCCAGAAAGGCAGGGTCAAGCTCACTGTCCTGTCCGAGCAGGGCAAGGAAGCGGTCGTCGGAATCCTGGAAGCCGGACAGTTCTTTGGCGAAGGCTGCCTGAACGGCCATCCTCTTCGCATCGCAACGACTACTGCGCTGGATGATTGCGTCATCACCTCGATCAGCAAGGCTTCCATGATTGCCACGCTGCATGACGAGCCGGCGTTTTCCGAACTGTTCATGGGATATCTGCTGACTCGCAACAGCCGGGTCGAGGAAGACCTGATCGACCAGCTTTTCAACTCAAGCGAAAAACGGCTGGCGCGCCTGCTGCTGATCCTCGCCAATTTCGGCAAGGAAGGCACCTTGAAACCAATTCCCGTCGAACTCAGCCAAGAGACCCTGGCGGAGATGATCGGTACTACCCGATCACGCGTCAGCTTCTTCATGAACAAGTTCCGCAAGCTGGGCTTCATCGACTACAATGGTAAAATCGAGGTCCATAACTCGTTGCTCAACGCGGTATTGAGCGACAAGCAGCTCGAACGTAATGAATAG
- a CDS encoding phospholipase/carboxylesterase (product_source=KO:K06999; cath_funfam=3.40.50.1820; cog=COG0400; ko=KO:K06999; pfam=PF02230; superfamily=53474) produces MTNELSFIHRFAPGNRREAAPLLLLHGTGGDESDLLPLGEAIAPGAALLSPRGKVLEHGMPRFFRRLAEGVFDEDDVRRRANELADFVVEARQHYDLAAPIALGYSNGANIAAAMLLLRPEALAGAVLLRAMVPLRDVPKVDLAGKPVLIVSGQSDPIIPPSNSQRLAAMLASAGADVRHRTLPVGHQLSQADLTVAKEWLEGVGESTELAAH; encoded by the coding sequence ATGACCAACGAGTTATCCTTCATTCATCGCTTCGCGCCGGGCAACCGGCGCGAAGCAGCGCCCCTGCTGCTACTGCATGGCACCGGCGGCGACGAGAGCGATCTGCTGCCGCTCGGTGAAGCCATTGCGCCGGGGGCGGCGCTTCTCTCGCCGCGTGGCAAGGTGCTGGAGCACGGCATGCCGCGCTTCTTCAGGAGACTGGCGGAAGGCGTGTTCGACGAGGACGACGTGCGCCGCCGCGCCAACGAGTTGGCGGACTTCGTGGTCGAAGCCCGCCAGCACTATGACCTCGCGGCGCCGATCGCGCTCGGCTACTCCAATGGCGCCAACATCGCCGCGGCAATGCTGTTGCTGCGGCCGGAGGCGCTGGCCGGCGCGGTACTGCTGCGGGCAATGGTGCCATTGCGGGACGTGCCGAAAGTGGATCTTGCCGGCAAGCCAGTGCTGATCGTATCGGGGCAATCCGATCCGATCATTCCGCCGAGCAATTCGCAGCGGCTTGCGGCGATGCTGGCGAGCGCCGGCGCCGATGTTCGGCATCGGACGTTGCCGGTCGGACATCAGCTGTCGCAGGCGGATCTGACGGTGGCGAAGGAATGGCTAGAGGGTGTTGGGGAAAGCACTGAGCTTGCCGCACACTAA
- a CDS encoding methyl-accepting chemotaxis protein (product_source=KO:K03406; cath_funfam=1.10.287.950; cog=COG0840; ko=KO:K03406; pfam=PF00015,PF00672,PF14827; smart=SM00283,SM00304; superfamily=103190,58104; transmembrane_helix_parts=Outside_1_9,TMhelix_10_32,Inside_33_279,TMhelix_280_302,Outside_303_653) produces the protein MHALKSISARMIVAITLVTAGSCAVLAVFSMWQQQSIIDTALEREAHDDYANLTAALNAETRTTLAVAEAMASMQSVKDAIRARDRDKTIALLKEAHQKIMPRGLELITIQIPPATAFARSHNVGTFGDDLSSRRKMVVQSMSTRKSVGGIEAGRDALNVFGVAAITDGDTLLGTMDIGAPFGKTFAETMKARFGVDVAIHQLEGQAAKTLASTLTGGSPDPAVLRRAYAGEIVTQYGELNNKPSATTFGAIKNFSGDNVAVFEIVRDTSAYRNLTRTSLNWLLIISACVLLVAGAIAVWMGRSMAKPIRALESAMRDIAAGNRTIAVPGAGRKDEIGSMAGAVEIFKNGLIETDQLRAAQEQQREQTQIERRDTMHALANRFETGVGSVVGAVGSAAGELRTTAQSMAVTAEEATRQTAAVAAASEEATQSAQAVAAAIEELNASISEIAQQVNESARVAGEAVDQANTTNSEVQSLAEAAQKIGDVVKLISEIAAQTNLLALNATIEAARAGEAGRGFAVVASEVKALATQTSKATDEISAQVGAIQNATKASVDSIQGITSTIGKVSEIASAIAAAVEEQGAATLEIARNVADAARGTGEVSENISGVNDAARETGLAASRVVESAADLSRNGEDLRTQVDAFLREVRAA, from the coding sequence ATGCACGCACTCAAATCCATTTCAGCACGCATGATTGTGGCGATCACGCTGGTCACGGCGGGCTCGTGCGCAGTGCTCGCTGTCTTCAGCATGTGGCAGCAGCAGAGCATCATCGACACCGCGCTGGAGCGCGAAGCGCACGACGATTACGCCAACCTTACAGCGGCGTTGAACGCCGAGACGCGGACCACGCTTGCCGTCGCCGAGGCGATGGCCTCGATGCAGAGCGTCAAGGACGCGATTCGCGCCAGGGATCGCGACAAGACGATTGCACTGCTCAAGGAAGCGCACCAGAAAATCATGCCGCGTGGCCTTGAGCTGATTACCATTCAGATTCCACCGGCGACAGCATTTGCCCGCTCCCATAATGTCGGAACTTTCGGAGACGATCTCTCAAGCCGCCGCAAGATGGTCGTGCAGTCAATGTCGACACGCAAGTCGGTCGGCGGCATCGAGGCAGGCCGCGACGCACTCAACGTTTTCGGCGTCGCAGCGATCACTGATGGGGACACGCTGCTGGGCACGATGGATATCGGCGCGCCGTTCGGCAAAACCTTCGCCGAGACCATGAAGGCGCGGTTCGGTGTGGATGTCGCGATTCACCAACTGGAAGGCCAGGCCGCCAAGACGCTGGCATCGACGCTAACCGGCGGTTCGCCCGATCCGGCGGTACTCCGTCGCGCATATGCTGGCGAAATCGTCACTCAGTATGGCGAACTCAACAACAAGCCATCCGCGACCACCTTCGGCGCGATCAAGAATTTCTCCGGCGACAACGTCGCGGTATTCGAGATCGTTCGCGACACCAGTGCTTATCGCAACCTGACGCGGACCTCGCTGAATTGGCTCCTCATCATCTCGGCCTGCGTCTTGCTGGTCGCGGGCGCGATCGCGGTCTGGATGGGCCGCAGCATGGCAAAGCCGATTCGCGCGCTGGAGTCCGCGATGCGTGACATCGCCGCCGGCAATCGCACCATTGCGGTGCCGGGCGCCGGCCGCAAGGACGAGATCGGCTCGATGGCGGGCGCCGTCGAGATTTTCAAGAATGGCCTGATCGAGACCGATCAGTTGCGCGCCGCACAGGAGCAGCAACGCGAGCAGACCCAGATCGAGCGCCGCGACACCATGCACGCATTGGCGAACCGCTTCGAGACCGGCGTCGGCAGCGTCGTCGGCGCCGTTGGATCCGCAGCCGGCGAATTGCGGACCACCGCGCAGTCGATGGCTGTCACCGCCGAGGAAGCCACGCGCCAGACCGCGGCCGTTGCCGCCGCCTCGGAGGAAGCCACGCAGAGCGCGCAGGCGGTCGCCGCGGCGATCGAGGAACTCAACGCCTCGATCAGCGAGATCGCCCAGCAGGTCAACGAATCCGCCCGCGTTGCTGGCGAAGCCGTCGACCAGGCCAATACCACCAACTCCGAAGTGCAGAGCCTCGCCGAAGCCGCGCAAAAGATCGGCGATGTCGTCAAGCTGATCAGCGAGATCGCGGCGCAAACCAATCTTCTGGCACTCAATGCGACGATCGAAGCCGCCCGCGCAGGCGAAGCCGGCCGCGGCTTTGCCGTGGTCGCATCCGAGGTGAAGGCCTTGGCGACGCAAACGTCAAAGGCCACCGACGAGATTTCGGCGCAGGTCGGCGCTATTCAAAACGCCACCAAGGCCTCCGTGGATTCGATCCAGGGCATCACCTCCACCATCGGCAAGGTCAGCGAAATCGCCAGCGCGATTGCGGCCGCCGTCGAGGAACAGGGCGCGGCCACGCTGGAGATTGCCCGCAACGTCGCCGACGCCGCCCGCGGCACCGGCGAAGTCTCGGAGAATATCTCTGGCGTCAACGACGCCGCGCGTGAAACCGGCCTCGCTGCAAGCCGCGTGGTGGAATCCGCAGCCGATCTGTCGCGTAATGGCGAAGACCTCCGGACCCAGGTCGATGCCTTCCTGCGCGAAGTCCGAGCGGCTTGA
- a CDS encoding ABC-2 type transport system permease protein (product_source=KO:K01992; ko=KO:K01992; superfamily=51905; transmembrane_helix_parts=Inside_1_36,TMhelix_37_59,Outside_60_68,TMhelix_69_86,Inside_87_115,TMhelix_116_138,Outside_139_152,TMhelix_153_175,Inside_176_186,TMhelix_187_209,Outside_210_218,TMhelix_219_241,Inside_242_247,TMhelix_248_270,Outside_271_345,TMhelix_346_368,Inside_369_395,TMhelix_396_415,Outside_416_418,TMhelix_419_441,Inside_442_475,TMhelix_476_498,Outside_499_507), translating to MTRAATVTWFAGHEIRLAWRELLGMLTAGRRWRTRSASIMLVAFVIFLHLPAYAVVGRFADVQMPLDQATLIVITASIFLAWALMLSQAIESVTRVFYARADLDLIMSSPVALTNVFSVRIAAIALTVTLMAMLLATPFIDVLVIGGGARWFAAYAVVVAIGLSSAAVAIAITVGLFQLCGPAKTRAIAQIISAVTGAGFVIALQIAAILSYGTLSRFAVLTSDAAAAFAPEAGSMVWWPARAMLGDGAALLPLLGGSLMLLGAAMAAFSPRFSGYVASVSPRIETYKSERSRPFRLGSRQNALRRKELQLLWRDPWLMSQTLMQLLYLLPPALMLWRSFGDGAGAFIVLAPVIVMAAGQLAGGLAWLTISGEDAADLVATAPLPAASVTRAKIEVVLILIATVFVPLILALAFVSAELAVITALATIVAAASATSIQLWFRVQARRSQFRRRQTSSRIATFAEAFSSIGWAATAALALVVPVVAAITALITAGIMALTWKISPARV from the coding sequence ATGACGAGAGCCGCCACCGTGACGTGGTTTGCCGGCCACGAAATCCGACTGGCGTGGCGCGAGTTGCTGGGCATGCTGACCGCGGGCCGGCGCTGGCGCACCCGTAGTGCGTCGATCATGCTGGTGGCCTTCGTGATCTTCCTGCATCTGCCAGCCTATGCCGTGGTCGGCCGCTTCGCCGATGTGCAGATGCCGCTGGACCAAGCCACGTTGATCGTGATCACGGCGAGTATCTTCCTGGCCTGGGCGCTGATGCTGTCGCAGGCGATCGAATCCGTCACCCGCGTGTTCTATGCGCGGGCCGATCTCGACCTCATCATGTCGTCGCCGGTGGCGCTGACCAATGTGTTCTCGGTGCGCATCGCCGCGATTGCGCTGACGGTGACGCTCATGGCGATGCTGCTGGCGACGCCGTTCATCGATGTGCTGGTGATCGGCGGCGGCGCGCGCTGGTTCGCCGCCTATGCCGTGGTGGTCGCGATCGGCCTGTCGTCGGCTGCTGTGGCGATCGCGATCACCGTCGGGCTGTTTCAGCTCTGCGGCCCGGCTAAGACCCGCGCGATAGCGCAGATTATTTCCGCCGTCACCGGCGCCGGCTTTGTGATCGCGCTGCAGATTGCCGCGATCCTGTCCTACGGCACGCTATCGCGTTTCGCCGTGCTCACCTCCGATGCGGCAGCCGCCTTCGCCCCGGAGGCCGGCAGCATGGTGTGGTGGCCGGCTCGTGCAATGCTCGGCGATGGCGCGGCGCTATTGCCGCTGCTTGGTGGCAGCCTGATGCTGCTCGGTGCGGCCATGGCAGCGTTCTCGCCGCGCTTCAGCGGCTATGTCGCCAGCGTCTCTCCCAGGATCGAAACGTACAAGTCCGAGAGGTCGCGGCCCTTCCGCCTGGGATCGCGGCAGAACGCGCTGCGGCGCAAGGAATTGCAACTGCTGTGGCGCGACCCCTGGCTGATGTCGCAGACGCTGATGCAGCTCCTGTATCTGCTGCCGCCGGCGCTGATGCTGTGGCGCAGTTTTGGCGACGGCGCCGGAGCCTTCATCGTGCTGGCACCCGTTATCGTGATGGCCGCGGGGCAACTCGCCGGCGGGCTGGCGTGGCTGACAATTTCTGGTGAAGACGCCGCAGACCTCGTTGCCACCGCACCGTTGCCGGCGGCGTCGGTGACCCGGGCCAAGATCGAGGTGGTGCTGATCCTGATCGCCACGGTGTTTGTGCCGCTGATCCTCGCGCTGGCGTTTGTCTCTGCGGAGCTTGCCGTGATCACGGCGCTGGCCACTATCGTTGCCGCGGCGTCCGCGACCTCTATACAGCTCTGGTTTCGCGTGCAGGCGCGGCGCAGCCAGTTTCGCCGTCGCCAGACCTCGTCGCGCATTGCTACATTTGCCGAAGCGTTTTCGTCGATCGGCTGGGCCGCGACCGCGGCACTGGCGCTCGTCGTGCCGGTAGTTGCTGCGATCACGGCGCTGATCACGGCGGGCATCATGGCACTGACGTGGAAGATAAGCCCGGCACGGGTATGA
- a CDS encoding S1-C subfamily serine protease (product_source=COG0265; cath_funfam=2.30.42.10,2.40.10.10; cog=COG0265; pfam=PF13180,PF13365; smart=SM00228; superfamily=50156,50494): MLDSTKLPFDDSQPSPAPETPVNDAELIDAYSNAVISVTEHVGPAVVRVETGSRDPKIRERGGLGSGIVISPDGLLLTNSHVVGTSKQIRLRDNEGIVTDARVLGVDPDTDLALLRADGARDLHYASLGNSKSLRRGQLVVAIGNPLGFESTVTAGVVSALGRSIRSVSGRTIEDVIQTDAALNPGNSGGPLVSSAGEVIGINTAIIQGAQGICFAVASNTAQFVLSEIIRHGYVRRAHIGVSGQTAPIPRRHAVVAGIENKMGALLAQIEPGSPASQAGLLPGDVVIRLDGVDVNGVDDLIRILDRDRIDRKLEMDVLRMGRLRGIDIHPVERKPAARQ; the protein is encoded by the coding sequence ATGTTGGATTCTACCAAACTACCATTCGACGACAGCCAGCCGTCACCCGCACCGGAAACCCCGGTCAACGACGCGGAGTTGATCGACGCCTATTCAAACGCTGTGATATCGGTCACCGAGCACGTTGGTCCTGCCGTGGTCCGCGTCGAGACCGGCTCGCGCGATCCGAAGATTCGCGAGCGCGGCGGCCTCGGCTCCGGTATCGTGATCTCGCCGGACGGGCTGCTGCTGACCAACAGCCATGTGGTCGGCACCTCCAAACAGATCAGGCTGCGCGACAACGAGGGCATCGTTACCGATGCCCGCGTGCTCGGCGTCGATCCCGATACCGACCTCGCATTGCTGCGTGCCGATGGCGCGCGCGATCTGCACTATGCCTCGCTCGGCAATTCCAAGAGCCTGCGCCGCGGCCAGTTGGTGGTGGCGATCGGTAATCCGCTCGGCTTCGAATCGACCGTCACCGCCGGCGTGGTCTCGGCGCTGGGCCGTTCGATCCGCTCGGTCAGCGGCCGCACCATCGAGGACGTGATCCAGACCGACGCCGCGCTCAATCCGGGCAATTCCGGCGGGCCGCTGGTGTCGTCGGCGGGCGAGGTGATCGGCATCAACACCGCGATCATCCAGGGCGCGCAGGGCATCTGCTTTGCGGTCGCCAGCAACACCGCGCAATTCGTGCTGTCGGAGATCATCCGCCACGGCTATGTCCGCCGCGCCCATATCGGCGTCTCCGGACAGACCGCGCCGATCCCGCGGCGGCATGCGGTGGTCGCTGGCATCGAGAACAAGATGGGCGCGCTGCTGGCGCAGATCGAGCCGGGCAGTCCGGCGTCGCAGGCCGGCTTGCTGCCCGGCGATGTCGTGATCCGGCTCGACGGGGTCGACGTCAACGGCGTCGACGACTTGATCCGCATCCTCGATCGCGACCGGATTGATCGCAAGCTGGAGATGGATGTGCTGCGTATGGGCCGCCTGCGCGGTATCGACATCCATCCGGTGGAGCGGAAGCCGGCGGCACGGCAATGA
- a CDS encoding glyoxalase family protein (product_source=KO:K15975; cath_funfam=3.10.180.10; cog=COG0346; ko=KO:K15975; pfam=PF00903; superfamily=54593) produces the protein MSGIHHVTAIAGNALRNFDFYTRSLGLRFVKKTVNFDDPGTYHFYYGDEAGHPGTILTFFPWEHAAPGRGGVGQTQQTSFRVPARSLGYWTHRFIEKGIAYEALEKRFGESVLPFTDPDGMSLALVGIPGAENEAGWSNGDVPAEHAIRGFHGVTLLLEKAEKTSAILTDVFGFQETAREGSIIRLKADSANGGIVDIYEAGGFLPGRQGRGSVHHVAFRAIDDADQAEMARKLVETHGQHPTEQKDRNYFRSVYFREPGGILFEIATDVPGFAVDEPVESLGEDLKLPTFLEQHRSEIERVLPSLETERVAS, from the coding sequence ATGTCAGGCATCCATCACGTCACCGCCATCGCCGGTAACGCCTTGCGTAACTTCGACTTTTACACCCGCTCGCTCGGCCTCCGCTTCGTCAAGAAGACCGTGAATTTTGACGACCCGGGCACCTACCACTTCTATTACGGCGATGAGGCCGGCCACCCCGGCACGATCCTCACCTTCTTCCCGTGGGAGCATGCCGCCCCCGGCCGCGGCGGCGTCGGCCAGACCCAGCAGACCTCGTTCCGGGTGCCGGCGCGTTCGCTCGGCTACTGGACCCATCGCTTCATCGAAAAGGGCATCGCCTATGAGGCGCTGGAAAAGCGCTTTGGCGAATCCGTGCTGCCGTTCACCGATCCGGATGGCATGAGCCTCGCCCTGGTCGGCATCCCCGGCGCGGAGAATGAAGCCGGCTGGAGCAATGGCGATGTGCCGGCGGAGCATGCGATCCGCGGCTTCCATGGCGTGACGCTGCTATTGGAGAAGGCGGAGAAGACGAGCGCGATCCTCACCGACGTGTTCGGCTTCCAGGAAACCGCGCGTGAAGGCTCGATCATCCGGCTCAAAGCGGACAGCGCGAATGGCGGCATTGTCGATATCTACGAGGCCGGCGGCTTCCTGCCGGGCCGGCAGGGTCGCGGCTCGGTACATCACGTCGCCTTCCGCGCCATCGATGACGCCGACCAGGCCGAGATGGCGCGCAAGCTGGTGGAAACGCACGGTCAGCACCCGACCGAGCAGAAGGACCGTAACTACTTCCGATCGGTCTATTTTCGCGAGCCCGGCGGCATCCTGTTCGAGATCGCCACCGACGTCCCCGGCTTCGCCGTGGATGAGCCCGTCGAATCCCTCGGCGAGGACCTGAAGCTGCCGACGTTCCTCGAGCAGCATCGCAGCGAGATCGAGCGGGTACTGCCGTCGCTCGAAACCGAAAGGGTTGCGTCATGA